A section of the Acidobacterium capsulatum ATCC 51196 genome encodes:
- the mobF gene encoding MobF family relaxase encodes MLNISKPLSASQAQTYHAKEFTAAEQNYWKQGDTIQGEWHGKLADEFGLSGTVGAAEFARLSEGQHPETGKQLVSHRVVHEYKNSEGKTVSPVEHRAGWDATFSAPKSISLTALVGGDDRVREAHREAVNVALNELEKYTQARIGGNNPAETTGKFAAAKFEHDTARPVDGYAAPQLHTHVVVFNMTERDNGAMRALQPHSLFESQQFATAVYQSHLTYKLRDLGYEIEAGKSGAPDVKGFTAAYLEASSPRRQQIEEALGRSGFTGPEAAQIAAHNTRDKKVILSPAEILAAHKQIADEFGNQAERVVAAARQRRMEQTQERLPNERQQQVREAVTFARDKGFEREAVVDERALYVDALRRGMGEMTYPEVRASFEARIASGEFKQITDDGSKAGRRFTTATTIKAESEIVQKVRDGQSRAPQIMGIENAVPLVDSRPHFNAAQKRVVEEVLTSYDRVQGLQGRAGSGKTSVLATIREGAERNGYAVEGFAPTSRAAKQLRDAGIQADTLQRFLAGGGLQVAGGPARKHLYMVDESSLASTQQMRDFLNKIAPQDKVLLIGDTRQHQGVDAGKPFEQMQEAGMRMAQLDQIMRQKDPDLLKAVEHLSNNETALGVEMLQHQGRITQIEDPQQRITAIAKDYAAHPESTLIVSPDNASRRAINQAVRQELQALGVVDKTDHSMRVLAPRNDMTGADREWAARYQPGDVLHYVRGSKEHGIEARSYAQVVTTNAPENLVTVRKVDGQQVTYDPSRLRGVAAYREIEREFAIGDRVQLTAPNRDLQVANRDLGTLENFDDAGRITLLMDSGKNVSFDPREMRHFDHGYAVTSHSSQGLTSARVLVNIDTQVHPELINGRFAYVSVSRASQDVQIFTNDAANLAENLSHDASKTSALPLVKTATVIPDLVREQNPVTKTGPSAGLSLAL; translated from the coding sequence ATGCTCAATATCTCGAAACCGCTCTCCGCAAGCCAGGCACAGACTTACCATGCGAAGGAGTTCACCGCTGCTGAGCAGAACTATTGGAAGCAGGGCGACACCATACAAGGAGAATGGCACGGCAAGCTGGCAGATGAGTTTGGGTTGTCGGGAACCGTAGGCGCAGCGGAGTTTGCCCGTCTCTCCGAAGGCCAGCACCCGGAAACCGGCAAGCAGCTAGTCTCGCATCGCGTTGTCCACGAGTACAAGAATTCCGAGGGAAAGACAGTCTCCCCGGTCGAACACCGCGCCGGTTGGGACGCTACCTTTTCCGCGCCCAAGTCCATCTCTCTGACCGCCCTTGTCGGCGGTGATGACCGGGTACGCGAGGCGCACCGCGAGGCCGTAAACGTTGCGTTGAATGAATTGGAGAAGTACACGCAGGCCCGCATCGGCGGCAACAATCCCGCCGAAACAACCGGAAAGTTTGCAGCGGCAAAGTTCGAGCATGACACTGCCCGCCCCGTAGACGGCTACGCCGCGCCGCAGCTCCATACGCACGTTGTCGTCTTCAATATGACCGAGCGCGACAACGGCGCGATGCGGGCCTTGCAGCCGCACTCGTTATTTGAAAGCCAGCAGTTTGCTACCGCCGTCTATCAATCTCATCTGACCTATAAGTTGCGCGATCTTGGCTATGAAATCGAGGCGGGCAAGAGCGGAGCACCTGACGTAAAGGGGTTCACAGCGGCCTACCTTGAGGCATCCAGCCCACGCCGCCAGCAGATCGAAGAGGCGCTAGGCCGCAGCGGTTTCACCGGGCCAGAGGCCGCGCAGATCGCGGCACACAACACCCGCGATAAGAAGGTTATCCTGTCTCCCGCTGAAATCCTGGCCGCACACAAACAGATTGCCGATGAGTTCGGCAACCAGGCCGAAAGGGTTGTCGCCGCGGCGCGGCAGCGGCGGATGGAACAAACACAAGAGCGCCTTCCAAACGAAAGGCAACAGCAGGTACGGGAGGCTGTCACCTTCGCCCGCGATAAAGGCTTCGAGCGTGAGGCCGTCGTAGATGAACGCGCCCTCTATGTGGATGCGTTGCGCCGGGGTATGGGAGAGATGACGTACCCGGAGGTACGCGCCAGCTTTGAGGCCCGCATCGCCTCCGGCGAGTTCAAACAAATTACCGATGACGGCTCGAAAGCCGGGCGCAGGTTCACCACGGCGACGACTATCAAAGCTGAAAGTGAAATCGTGCAGAAGGTACGGGACGGACAGAGCCGCGCACCGCAGATCATGGGGATTGAAAACGCGGTCCCGCTCGTAGACTCGCGTCCTCATTTCAACGCCGCACAGAAACGGGTTGTCGAAGAAGTCCTTACATCCTATGACCGCGTACAGGGATTGCAGGGGCGGGCAGGCAGTGGCAAAACTTCAGTCTTGGCAACGATACGTGAAGGTGCCGAGAGGAACGGCTACGCCGTAGAAGGGTTTGCACCGACATCGCGTGCTGCGAAGCAATTGCGCGATGCCGGAATTCAGGCGGATACGTTGCAACGCTTCCTCGCGGGCGGCGGCCTGCAGGTCGCCGGCGGTCCCGCGAGAAAGCATCTCTATATGGTCGATGAATCGTCTTTGGCATCGACCCAACAGATGCGGGACTTCCTGAATAAGATTGCTCCACAAGACAAGGTGCTGTTGATTGGCGACACACGCCAGCATCAGGGAGTGGACGCCGGAAAGCCCTTTGAGCAGATGCAGGAAGCAGGCATGAGGATGGCGCAGCTTGACCAGATCATGCGCCAAAAAGATCCCGACCTACTGAAAGCCGTCGAGCATTTGTCCAACAATGAAACGGCTCTCGGCGTCGAAATGCTTCAGCATCAGGGACGGATTACACAGATTGAAGACCCGCAACAGCGTATTACGGCCATCGCTAAAGACTATGCCGCCCATCCTGAAAGCACGCTCATCGTCTCGCCCGATAATGCTTCGCGCCGGGCCATCAATCAGGCTGTTCGGCAGGAGTTGCAGGCACTTGGCGTCGTAGATAAAACCGATCATTCCATGCGCGTTCTTGCACCGCGCAACGATATGACCGGGGCTGACCGGGAATGGGCCGCTCGCTATCAGCCGGGAGATGTTCTTCATTACGTGCGCGGCAGCAAAGAACATGGCATCGAGGCCAGAAGCTACGCCCAGGTCGTGACGACGAATGCGCCCGAAAACCTCGTAACCGTGCGAAAAGTGGACGGTCAGCAAGTCACCTATGACCCGTCACGCTTGCGGGGCGTCGCTGCCTACCGCGAGATCGAGCGCGAGTTTGCGATTGGCGACCGGGTGCAACTGACGGCCCCAAACCGCGATCTTCAAGTGGCAAACCGGGATCTCGGTACGCTGGAAAATTTTGACGATGCGGGGCGCATCACGCTGCTAATGGATAGTGGGAAAAACGTGTCGTTCGACCCGCGAGAAATGCGTCATTTCGATCACGGCTACGCCGTAACATCGCACAGTTCACAGGGACTCACGTCAGCGCGAGTCTTAGTAAATATTGATACCCAGGTTCACCCAGAATTAATCAATGGGCGGTTCGCATATGTATCCGTCTCGCGTGCTTCGCAGGATGTTCAAATCTTTACCAACGACGCCGCGAACCTAGCGGAAAATCTCAGCCACGATGCGTCGAAGACCTCGGCACTGCCCCTTGTGAAAACAGCAACGGTCATCCCCGATTTAGTGCGGGAACAGAATCCCGTGACCAAGACAGGCCCCTCGGCAGGACTAAGCTTGGCACTCTGA
- the dndC gene encoding DNA phosphorothioation system sulfurtransferase DndC — protein sequence MKSPQVGRQSAFKAQGFRKTLELLAENVQALYLSDEIPWVVGYSGGKDSTATLQLIWTAIAALPAEKRTKVIHVISTDTLVENPIIAGWVNASLLTMQRSASDQDLPFRPNRLLPELKDRFWVNMIGRGYPAPRPKFRWCTERLKINPSNNFIRNVVDDAGEVILALGTRKAESQVRSASIDHYSKNARAGLQRHGQLDRSWVFSPIVDWSNDDVWQYLMQVKNPWGIDNKDLLGMYQGATEDGECPLVVDTSTPSCGDSRFGCYVCTMVTEDKSMRSMIANDSDKAWMLPLLQFRNQYLGNLNDRNVREFKRLNGSLMVHNDRLVHGPYTQSYRVNMLRALLETQLTVNKHLPKGIDSLELITIEELREIRRIWIEDKHEVEDLLPAVYEDTLKRPFSANSVSVVPLLRTSEIETLREISDGQTVESRLHYELLRELITTQAVSKSTHSRAKLLDELDRVLERSAFADADEALSVALSRRGMSASEDSGLGGQDMPSLFVNITLPEQNDVS from the coding sequence ATGAAATCACCTCAAGTGGGCCGACAATCTGCATTCAAGGCGCAGGGCTTTCGGAAGACATTGGAACTCCTAGCAGAGAACGTGCAGGCTCTATACCTGTCAGATGAGATTCCATGGGTTGTTGGATACAGTGGAGGGAAAGATTCAACTGCGACGCTTCAACTAATTTGGACAGCCATTGCTGCACTGCCAGCGGAAAAACGTACAAAGGTCATTCATGTAATCAGCACCGATACGCTCGTCGAAAACCCGATCATTGCCGGTTGGGTCAATGCGTCTTTATTAACTATGCAACGGAGCGCGAGTGACCAAGATTTGCCGTTTCGCCCCAATCGCTTGTTGCCGGAGCTAAAGGACCGTTTTTGGGTAAACATGATCGGGCGCGGATATCCTGCTCCTCGCCCAAAATTTCGTTGGTGTACTGAGCGACTAAAGATAAACCCGTCGAATAATTTTATCCGCAACGTCGTCGACGATGCGGGTGAGGTCATCTTGGCGTTGGGGACACGAAAGGCGGAAAGCCAGGTGCGCTCGGCTTCGATTGATCATTACTCGAAGAATGCGCGGGCTGGATTACAGCGGCATGGACAATTAGACCGAAGTTGGGTATTCTCGCCGATCGTCGATTGGTCGAACGACGATGTCTGGCAATATCTGATGCAAGTAAAAAATCCTTGGGGTATCGACAATAAGGATCTGCTGGGGATGTATCAAGGGGCAACTGAAGATGGAGAATGCCCGTTGGTCGTGGATACGAGTACTCCGAGCTGCGGCGACAGCAGATTTGGTTGCTACGTGTGCACAATGGTGACAGAAGACAAGTCGATGCGATCAATGATCGCCAACGACTCCGATAAAGCGTGGATGCTTCCGCTTTTGCAGTTTCGTAATCAATATCTTGGAAATCTAAACGATCGCAACGTGAGAGAGTTTAAGCGCTTAAATGGTTCCCTCATGGTGCACAACGATCGTTTAGTACACGGGCCTTACACCCAGAGCTATCGCGTGAATATGCTTCGGGCCCTATTAGAAACGCAGTTGACAGTGAACAAGCACTTACCCAAAGGGATCGACTCCCTCGAACTGATTACCATTGAAGAATTGCGAGAGATACGACGAATCTGGATTGAAGATAAGCATGAAGTTGAGGATCTCCTTCCCGCAGTCTATGAAGACACGTTGAAGCGACCATTCTCGGCAAACAGCGTGTCTGTGGTGCCGCTGCTCCGCACGTCGGAAATTGAGACGCTTCGCGAGATATCGGATGGTCAAACAGTCGAGTCGCGTTTGCACTACGAGCTTCTTCGTGAACTGATCACTACCCAAGCTGTGTCAAAGAGCACGCACAGCCGTGCGAAGCTACTTGACGAACTGGACCGAGTCCTGGAACGAAGCGCTTTCGCTGATGCGGACGAAGCATTGAGTGTTGCACTGAGTCGAAGAGGAATGAGTGCATCTGAAGACTCCGGACTCGGCGGCCAAGACATGCCTTCGCTGTTCGTCAACATCACACTGCCGGAGCAAAATGACGTTTCTTGA
- the dndB gene encoding DNA sulfur modification protein DndB produces MDVAFEYRFPAIRGIQSNREYYISMCPLRLIPKLFIFDEAELRPELRAQRTLNRARIPEISDYIVKNRDSYTFSAITASVDGGIQFEPMSQDVSMTRLGLLRVEMNAKFIINDGQHRRAAIENALKADPSLGDESIAVVFFHDRGLARSQQMFADLNMHAARPSRSLGLLYEQRDDLALITKEAIPRTKIFRDMVEFERSTLAERSRKLFTLSAIYGANKVLTENRPFENRTEVLQFLIDFWDTVGSHMKEWQLIQQGRQTSGELRRDFIHAHSIALHALGIVGRDLVQQFPKNWKGKLRKLRDIDWSRSNTKDWEGRAMLAGAIAKTNSSQLLMANHIQKKLGLELTRTVKDMKGANK; encoded by the coding sequence ATGGATGTGGCATTCGAGTACCGGTTCCCCGCGATTCGCGGGATTCAATCGAACCGGGAGTACTACATCTCAATGTGCCCCTTACGATTGATTCCAAAGCTATTTATCTTCGATGAGGCAGAGCTGCGTCCTGAGCTTCGCGCCCAGAGAACCCTCAACCGCGCACGGATACCGGAAATATCCGACTACATCGTCAAGAACAGAGACTCGTACACGTTTTCTGCCATTACGGCATCTGTAGACGGCGGCATTCAGTTCGAGCCGATGAGCCAAGACGTGTCTATGACAAGACTGGGCCTTTTGCGTGTCGAGATGAATGCGAAGTTCATCATCAACGATGGGCAGCATCGCCGAGCCGCGATTGAAAATGCGCTGAAAGCAGATCCTAGTCTCGGAGACGAGAGCATTGCCGTCGTGTTTTTTCATGACCGTGGATTGGCTCGAAGCCAGCAGATGTTCGCAGATCTAAACATGCATGCGGCACGCCCTTCGCGTTCATTAGGTCTTCTCTATGAACAGCGGGACGACTTGGCTCTGATAACGAAAGAAGCGATTCCTCGTACGAAGATCTTTCGAGATATGGTCGAGTTTGAGCGTTCCACGCTTGCGGAGCGTTCACGAAAACTTTTTACGCTTAGTGCCATTTACGGAGCGAACAAAGTCCTTACGGAGAATAGGCCGTTTGAAAACCGAACTGAAGTGCTGCAGTTCCTTATCGATTTTTGGGACACTGTTGGCTCCCATATGAAGGAATGGCAGTTGATTCAACAAGGCCGCCAAACTTCAGGTGAACTGCGTAGGGATTTCATTCATGCGCATTCTATCGCTCTACATGCCCTGGGCATTGTGGGACGGGACTTGGTTCAGCAGTTCCCGAAGAACTGGAAGGGAAAGCTCCGAAAATTGCGTGACATAGATTGGTCGCGGTCGAATACCAAAGACTGGGAGGGCCGGGCGATGTTGGCAGGGGCAATCGCGAAGACCAATTCGAGCCAACTGCTCATGGCTAATCACATACAGAAAAAGTTAGGACTGGAGCTGACACGTACGGTTAAGGACATGAAGGGAGCCAACAAATGA
- the dndD gene encoding DNA sulfur modification protein DndD gives MTFLEIDLENLGPFRGRHAIKLAVSSPRNIVLIGALNGSGKTTLLNAFQLALYGRDSLPGRSAKNYQQYLRHLINNQAALHESASITLTLILDDLADDCHIRVERRWWRSQNNEVREQLTVWKGSEASDDLTQTWDTFIASILPARVADLFFLDGEKIEALTAPDQAASIIRKGIFTLLDLDRIEELRANLRVVKRRRLNSIEGEENSDEIRVLEGKVAESLEKRSTLAQERASLTNVLDRANMRVLNAERTFREGGGELFERRERWVRRQTELHAASRHTSDQLRQIAGRELPLLACSALVDQGIDAVRRSDEAQRLSITIEAIRARDKEYVRILRELQLPASIGKEIAAELAHTVPTIPSNTPPTSFGIRSERLERYSAAQRKRLNKDVSALLKESEKQKNELAEVDQAIEAVPSEEQIAELTWELKDANAELARVQAAMANLDDQIERWNRQIEDARKNLDSALGTRLKQGISNAEAERVVRHIELVDRSLQEYLVKMVERHSGDISSKILASFRLIARKPELLSGLKIDPHTFHMSLTGNSGKHIDPGELSAGERQILAFAILDGLAKSSGRQIPTLIDSPLGRLDGIHRQRIAQHYLPSASHQTIVFSTDKEVDEQMLRMLNHNIAASYLLNFNEKAYGTEIKNGYFQAG, from the coding sequence ATGACGTTTCTTGAAATTGACTTAGAGAATTTGGGGCCGTTTCGGGGAAGACACGCCATAAAATTGGCGGTGAGTTCTCCCCGCAATATTGTTCTGATTGGTGCATTGAACGGCAGCGGGAAGACTACCCTCTTAAACGCGTTTCAATTGGCTCTATATGGACGAGACTCATTGCCTGGACGTAGTGCCAAGAACTACCAACAGTATCTCAGGCATCTCATCAACAATCAGGCTGCATTGCATGAGAGCGCAAGCATTACCCTTACGCTGATCCTCGATGATCTTGCAGACGATTGTCACATACGTGTGGAACGCCGGTGGTGGCGGAGTCAGAACAATGAAGTGCGAGAGCAACTCACGGTGTGGAAGGGGTCTGAGGCAAGTGACGATCTAACGCAGACTTGGGACACGTTCATCGCAAGCATCCTGCCGGCTCGTGTTGCCGATCTTTTCTTCTTGGACGGCGAAAAGATTGAGGCACTGACTGCCCCAGACCAAGCTGCTTCTATCATCAGGAAAGGCATCTTCACACTATTAGATCTTGATCGGATCGAGGAACTCCGGGCCAATCTCCGAGTAGTCAAGCGGAGGCGTCTGAATTCCATAGAGGGCGAAGAGAACTCCGACGAAATTCGAGTGCTTGAAGGTAAAGTAGCTGAAAGTCTCGAAAAGCGCTCGACACTCGCACAGGAGCGCGCGTCGCTCACGAACGTTCTTGATCGAGCTAATATGCGGGTCTTGAACGCAGAGCGAACCTTCCGTGAAGGTGGGGGTGAGCTCTTTGAACGGCGGGAACGCTGGGTACGTCGACAGACCGAGCTACATGCAGCGTCACGACACACCTCAGATCAGTTGCGGCAGATCGCTGGTCGTGAACTTCCTCTATTGGCGTGTTCTGCATTGGTCGATCAAGGTATCGATGCTGTGAGGCGCAGCGATGAGGCACAGCGGCTTTCGATCACCATCGAGGCCATCCGAGCGCGTGACAAAGAGTATGTTCGAATCCTGCGAGAACTTCAGTTGCCTGCTTCGATCGGCAAGGAAATTGCAGCTGAACTCGCTCATACAGTGCCTACTATTCCATCTAACACGCCTCCAACGAGCTTCGGAATTCGAAGCGAGCGTTTGGAGAGGTATTCCGCTGCTCAACGCAAGCGACTGAACAAAGATGTAAGTGCCCTCTTAAAGGAATCTGAAAAGCAAAAGAATGAACTGGCGGAGGTTGATCAAGCTATCGAAGCCGTCCCCTCTGAAGAGCAGATTGCCGAGCTTACGTGGGAGCTGAAAGATGCAAACGCGGAGCTCGCGCGCGTACAGGCGGCTATGGCGAATCTAGATGACCAGATCGAACGTTGGAATCGACAAATTGAGGATGCACGTAAGAACTTGGACTCCGCACTTGGCACACGACTGAAACAGGGTATTTCGAATGCAGAAGCGGAACGAGTGGTACGCCATATTGAGTTGGTAGATAGGTCCCTGCAGGAATATCTGGTCAAAATGGTTGAGAGGCATTCCGGAGACATCAGCTCGAAAATCTTAGCCAGCTTCCGCCTAATCGCACGCAAGCCTGAACTTCTTTCTGGTTTGAAGATCGATCCGCACACTTTCCATATGAGTCTCACAGGAAACTCTGGAAAGCATATAGATCCAGGTGAATTGTCTGCAGGAGAACGGCAGATTCTTGCGTTTGCGATACTCGATGGATTGGCGAAATCCTCCGGTCGTCAGATTCCGACTCTTATTGACAGCCCATTGGGGCGTCTCGATGGCATACATCGTCAACGAATCGCGCAGCACTACTTGCCAAGCGCTTCCCACCAAACGATTGTTTTCTCGACCGACAAAGAAGTCGACGAACAGATGCTCAGGATGCTCAACCACAACATAGCAGCAAGTTATTTGCTGAATTTCAACGAGAAGGCTTATGGCACAGAAATCAAAAACGGATACTTTCAAGCCGGGTGA
- the dndA gene encoding cysteine desulfurase DndA, producing MPPIYLDCNASTPIDPAVFDAMRPWLVNDFGNSSSRTHEFGLKAKRAVALARKQIASAFGVDQEEVVFTSGATESNNLAILGLASWGEQTGRKHLITSAMEHSAVLEPIAWLRDNAGFSVTELPASSDGIIDPDDLRRSLRPDTALVSLMQVNNETGVIQPLRELAIVLTDHPAYFHVDAAQGFGKEFTEISARRIDLISCTGHKIYGPQGIGALVVKRTHERPIPLKPLTFGGGHERGLRPGTLPTHLIVGFGSAASLAVADHKARESKNRSFRKQLFEGLDGLPLTTHGAPNLVIPHVTNLSIDGVSSEAAMVALRQYIAISNGSACSSAKYEPSHVLRAMGLSNEQLDGAMRFSWCHLTPEVDWRAVRALLAEFL from the coding sequence ATGCCGCCAATTTACCTTGACTGCAATGCATCAACGCCCATCGACCCTGCGGTTTTTGACGCCATGCGGCCCTGGCTCGTCAACGATTTTGGAAATTCGAGCAGTAGAACACACGAATTCGGCCTCAAGGCAAAGCGCGCGGTTGCGCTTGCGAGGAAGCAGATCGCCAGTGCCTTCGGAGTTGATCAAGAAGAAGTTGTATTCACTAGTGGCGCGACAGAAAGCAACAACCTTGCGATTCTCGGGCTGGCGAGTTGGGGCGAGCAGACTGGCCGCAAGCATCTCATCACTTCCGCGATGGAGCACAGTGCTGTTCTTGAGCCTATCGCTTGGCTTCGAGATAACGCCGGTTTTTCCGTCACGGAGCTTCCCGCTTCATCGGACGGCATCATAGACCCAGACGACCTTAGGCGGTCACTCCGGCCCGATACCGCTCTCGTATCCCTGATGCAGGTGAACAATGAGACGGGTGTGATCCAACCCCTCCGTGAACTCGCAATAGTACTTACAGATCACCCTGCATACTTCCACGTCGATGCTGCTCAAGGATTTGGCAAAGAATTCACAGAAATCTCGGCGAGAAGGATCGACCTTATCTCTTGCACCGGTCACAAGATCTATGGGCCTCAAGGCATTGGCGCACTCGTTGTAAAGCGCACTCACGAGCGGCCCATTCCTCTGAAACCTCTTACGTTTGGCGGTGGACACGAACGTGGACTCAGGCCAGGCACCCTTCCTACCCACCTGATTGTTGGATTCGGTAGTGCTGCATCCTTGGCTGTTGCCGACCACAAAGCCCGTGAGAGCAAGAATCGCAGTTTCCGGAAGCAATTGTTCGAGGGGCTCGACGGATTGCCTTTGACTACTCACGGAGCCCCAAATTTGGTAATTCCGCACGTAACGAACCTCAGCATCGATGGGGTCTCTTCTGAAGCAGCTATGGTAGCGCTTAGGCAGTACATCGCGATTTCAAATGGTTCAGCCTGCTCATCGGCGAAGTATGAGCCGAGCCACGTCTTGCGAGCCATGGGACTTTCTAATGAGCAATTGGATGGAGCAATGCGGTTTTCTTGGTGCCACCTCACACCTGAGGTTGATTGGCGCGCCGTTCGGGCACTACTTGCGGAATTTCTTTAG
- the dndE gene encoding DNA sulfur modification protein DndE, giving the protein MAQKSKTDTFKPGDPFPIDTIRVSERAKQQLITLKRNTGIEHWNVLCRWALCVSLQEPSKPPIEGESALSSLEMHWKTFAGHEEDAYKAVLLARVIKDFGTVSPSLISTQFRLHLHRGISRLAGKKIRSIEDLVRVAVDA; this is encoded by the coding sequence ATGGCACAGAAATCAAAAACGGATACTTTCAAGCCGGGTGACCCGTTTCCCATCGATACGATACGAGTATCTGAGCGTGCAAAACAGCAACTGATTACGCTCAAGAGAAATACCGGGATCGAACACTGGAACGTGCTGTGCCGGTGGGCCCTATGTGTTTCCCTTCAAGAACCCTCGAAGCCTCCTATAGAGGGCGAAAGCGCACTGAGCTCTCTTGAAATGCATTGGAAGACTTTCGCTGGTCATGAAGAAGATGCATACAAGGCAGTCTTGTTGGCCCGTGTTATCAAAGATTTTGGGACCGTGTCGCCATCGCTGATTAGCACGCAATTCCGGCTGCACCTTCACAGAGGAATTTCTCGATTAGCTGGCAAGAAGATCCGATCAATCGAGGACTTGGTAAGAGTCGCGGTAGACGCGTAG